A portion of the Cyanobium sp. PCC 7001 genome contains these proteins:
- the msrB gene encoding peptide-methionine (R)-S-oxide reductase MsrB, which produces MFRRHLLAGLSTGLAALVSKPAGADAAAAATDPRWALSKAEWKRRLSPEAFTVLREEGTERPFSSPLNAEKRRGTYLCAGCALPLFSSDTKYDSGTGWPSFWQPLPQAIASKMDFKLIIPRTEYHCRRCGGHQGHVFNDGPRPTGKRYCNNGVALRFQPA; this is translated from the coding sequence ATGTTCCGACGCCATCTCCTGGCAGGCCTGAGCACCGGCCTCGCAGCCCTGGTGTCGAAGCCTGCCGGTGCCGATGCCGCCGCTGCCGCCACCGACCCCCGCTGGGCGCTGAGCAAGGCCGAATGGAAGCGGCGGCTGAGTCCCGAGGCCTTCACGGTGCTGCGCGAAGAGGGCACCGAGCGTCCGTTCTCCAGCCCGCTCAATGCCGAGAAGCGCCGTGGCACCTACCTCTGTGCCGGATGTGCCCTGCCCCTGTTCAGTTCGGACACCAAGTACGACAGCGGCACGGGCTGGCCCAGCTTCTGGCAGCCCCTGCCGCAGGCGATCGCCAGCAAGATGGATTTCAAGCTGATCATTCCCCGCACCGAGTACCACTGCCGTCGCTGCGGAGGACACCAGGGGCACGTGTTCAACGACGGCCCCCGACCCACCGGCAAGCGGTACTGCAACAACGGCGTCGCTCTGCGCTTCCAGCCCGCCTGA
- the secG gene encoding preprotein translocase subunit SecG — MLSSVLAWVWAASGVLLILSVLLHSPKGDGMGGLASSGGSMFTSARSAEQTLNRITWTLLVIFLALAVILSAGWLS; from the coding sequence ATGCTCTCCTCCGTTCTGGCCTGGGTCTGGGCCGCCAGCGGCGTTCTCCTGATTCTCAGCGTTCTGCTCCACAGCCCCAAGGGCGATGGCATGGGGGGGCTCGCCTCCAGCGGTGGTTCGATGTTCACCAGTGCCCGCAGCGCCGAACAGACCCTGAACCGCATCACCTGGACCCTGCTGGTGATCTTTCTCGCCCTCGCCGTGATACTCAGCGCTGGATGGCTGTCGTGA
- the gpmI gene encoding 2,3-bisphosphoglycerate-independent phosphoglycerate mutase: MVLAILDGWGHRHDGTHNAIRIADTPVMDALWHAYPHTLIEASGAAVGLPDEQMGNSEVGHLTIGSGRIIRQELVRISQAVQDGSLAKNPAINTLADNLSSRGGTLHLIGLCSDGGVHSHINHLGGLLRWAAARGLSDVCVHVITDGRDTAPNSAPGFVATIEKQIRAAGVGRIVTVCGRYWAMDRDNRWDRTEKAYRLLTDDRQPRGLSPTEAIAASYAADVEDEFLEPMRLQEGRLRDGDGVICFNFRPDRVRQLIKALVEPEFTAFERDAHPALDVVTFTQYEKGLPVSVAFPPESLDGLLGQVVSEAGLRQLRTAETEKYPHVTYFMNGGIEQAFPGEDRHLVPSPRVATYDQAPAMSAEQLTSSCVSAIQKGIYALVVINYANPDMVGHTGQIAATTEAISTVDRCVGRLMEATNRMGGTLLITADHGNAEVMVGPDGRPWTAHTTNPVPVILVEGEKRKLPGHGNAVELREGGGLADIAPTLLEILGLPKPATMTGTSLVQPAAVGAPPSRVRQTLSV, translated from the coding sequence GTGGTGCTCGCCATCCTCGATGGCTGGGGCCATCGCCACGACGGCACCCACAACGCCATCCGCATCGCCGACACCCCGGTGATGGATGCCCTGTGGCACGCCTACCCCCACACCCTGATCGAAGCCAGCGGTGCTGCCGTCGGCCTGCCGGACGAGCAGATGGGCAACTCCGAGGTCGGCCACCTGACGATCGGATCCGGCCGCATCATCCGCCAGGAGCTGGTGCGCATCAGCCAGGCGGTGCAGGACGGCTCGCTGGCGAAGAACCCAGCCATCAACACCCTGGCCGACAACCTCAGCAGCCGTGGTGGCACCCTCCACCTGATCGGGCTGTGCTCCGACGGTGGCGTGCACAGCCACATCAACCATCTCGGTGGCCTGCTCCGCTGGGCGGCGGCCCGAGGCCTGAGCGATGTCTGTGTGCATGTGATCACCGATGGTCGCGACACCGCCCCGAACAGCGCACCCGGTTTCGTGGCCACCATCGAGAAGCAGATCAGGGCTGCCGGAGTGGGGCGCATCGTCACCGTGTGCGGGCGCTACTGGGCGATGGATCGCGACAACCGCTGGGACCGCACGGAAAAGGCCTACCGCCTCCTCACCGACGATCGTCAGCCCCGCGGCCTCTCCCCCACCGAGGCCATCGCCGCCTCCTACGCCGCCGACGTGGAGGACGAGTTCCTTGAGCCGATGCGCCTCCAGGAAGGCCGCCTGCGCGACGGGGATGGGGTCATCTGCTTCAACTTCCGCCCGGACCGGGTGCGTCAGCTGATCAAGGCTCTGGTGGAGCCCGAGTTCACCGCCTTCGAACGCGACGCCCATCCCGCACTCGATGTGGTCACCTTCACCCAGTACGAGAAGGGGCTGCCCGTGAGCGTGGCCTTTCCCCCCGAGTCCCTGGACGGGCTGCTGGGGCAGGTGGTGTCGGAAGCCGGTCTGCGCCAGCTCCGCACCGCGGAGACAGAGAAATATCCCCACGTCACCTATTTCATGAACGGGGGCATCGAGCAGGCCTTCCCTGGGGAAGACCGCCATCTGGTCCCATCACCGCGGGTGGCCACCTATGACCAGGCCCCGGCCATGTCAGCTGAACAGCTCACCAGCAGTTGTGTTTCGGCCATTCAGAAGGGGATCTATGCCCTAGTGGTGATCAACTACGCCAACCCCGACATGGTCGGCCACACGGGTCAGATCGCTGCCACCACCGAAGCCATCAGCACGGTGGACCGCTGCGTGGGCCGCCTGATGGAGGCCACCAACCGGATGGGAGGCACCCTGCTGATCACAGCAGACCATGGCAATGCCGAGGTGATGGTCGGCCCCGACGGCAGACCCTGGACTGCCCACACCACCAATCCCGTTCCGGTGATCCTGGTGGAGGGGGAAAAGCGCAAGCTGCCGGGCCATGGCAACGCCGTGGAACTGCGAGAAGGCGGCGGCCTTGCCGACATCGCCCCCACGCTGCTGGAGATCCTGGGCCTGCCCAAACCAGCCACCATGACCGGCACCTCCCTGGTCCAGCCCGCTGCGGTGGGTGCTCCGCCGAGCCGCGTGCGTCAGACCCTCAGCGTCTAG
- the pyrR gene encoding bifunctional pyr operon transcriptional regulator/uracil phosphoribosyltransferase PyrR, which translates to MARLELLSSAELARTLDRLATQVLEMEPDPAALLLLGIPTRGVALAEVLAHRLEALCGRSVDCGSLDPTFHRDDLERVGTRLVQPTAMPVGLEGRHVLLVDDVIFTGRTVRAALEALQAWGRPRRVSLLVMVDRGHRELPIQPDFCGRVVPTRRQDSIQLCLRGIDEEEGVFLLTPGDADPGAWDPSTAASARS; encoded by the coding sequence ATGGCCCGGCTGGAACTGCTCTCCAGTGCCGAGCTGGCCAGAACCCTGGACCGTCTGGCCACCCAGGTGCTGGAGATGGAGCCCGATCCCGCGGCCCTGCTGCTGCTGGGGATCCCCACCCGGGGGGTGGCCCTGGCCGAGGTCCTGGCCCACCGTCTTGAGGCACTCTGCGGTCGCAGCGTGGATTGCGGCTCCCTCGATCCCACCTTCCATCGCGATGATCTGGAACGGGTCGGCACCCGGCTGGTACAGCCCACGGCCATGCCGGTGGGACTGGAGGGCCGCCACGTGCTGCTGGTGGACGACGTGATCTTCACGGGGCGCACCGTGCGGGCTGCCCTGGAGGCCCTGCAGGCCTGGGGGCGGCCACGCCGGGTGAGCCTGCTGGTGATGGTGGACCGCGGCCATCGGGAGCTGCCGATCCAGCCGGACTTCTGCGGGCGGGTTGTTCCCACCCGCCGCCAGGATTCGATTCAGCTCTGCCTGCGCGGCATCGACGAGGAGGAGGGCGTGTTCCTGCTCACGCCGGGGGATGCGGACCCCGGCGCATGGGACCCATCCACAGCAGCCTCAGCCAGGTCCTAG
- a CDS encoding ferredoxin-thioredoxin reductase variable chain, with product MQPGDQVKVCQSVVVYHHPQHRGEAFDLMGQQGEVLSVLDSWKGRVISPTLPVVVAFGKFRAHFRADELEAVQNGT from the coding sequence ATGCAGCCAGGGGATCAGGTCAAGGTCTGCCAGAGCGTGGTGGTGTACCACCATCCCCAGCACCGCGGCGAAGCCTTCGATCTGATGGGTCAGCAGGGCGAGGTTCTCAGCGTGCTCGACTCCTGGAAGGGCCGGGTGATCAGCCCCACCCTGCCGGTGGTCGTGGCCTTCGGGAAGTTCCGGGCCCACTTCCGCGCCGATGAGCTCGAAGCGGTCCAGAACGGGACCTAG
- a CDS encoding Hsp70 family protein, whose amino-acid sequence MAGTLAIDLGSTTTVVAFQAPGAQPGLLALPPYCLDEPPVVPSLVWIAAPDSPSPLVGRQVLDAGLASGSGPELHRDFKRRIGEPAAPCSGLPLPPEAAGALLLQRIWRSLPPGLAPSRLVLTAPVEGYRHYRRWLVEACRELEVPELALVDEPTAAAIGAGLAPGSTVLVVDVGGGTIDLSLVRLEGGEGRAMPIAQLLRFAGRDLQDSRQTLRCAQVIGKAGMAIGGRDIDRWIARSLGSPASASGWDSPALLDAAERLKCRLSESDEARVIVAPAGEQPREWRLNRRELDALLLERGLLEELDALLEQVLAAGRRAGISLAQIAAVLPVGGGSRLGAIQAWLESRCGGLAIRAQRPVEAVALGALALTPGVQVRDVLSRGVSLRCWEQRSGRHHWHPLFMAGQSWPTEQPLELVLACSREGQSALELVLGEPLDEQRREVVFEGGLPVLRQRQAGSASVEPWPVQPRPLELNPPGRPGEDRLRLAFSIDAQSRLMLTVTDLLTGEGSAPLELGSVR is encoded by the coding sequence ATGGCAGGCACGCTGGCCATCGACCTGGGCAGCACCACCACGGTGGTGGCGTTCCAGGCGCCGGGAGCACAGCCGGGCCTGCTGGCGCTGCCGCCCTACTGCCTGGACGAGCCCCCGGTGGTTCCCTCCCTGGTGTGGATCGCCGCTCCCGACAGCCCGAGCCCCCTGGTGGGCCGCCAGGTGCTGGATGCCGGCCTGGCGTCCGGCAGCGGCCCGGAACTGCACAGGGATTTCAAGCGACGGATCGGTGAGCCCGCCGCACCATGCTCCGGTCTGCCCCTGCCACCTGAAGCGGCTGGAGCCCTCCTGCTGCAGCGCATCTGGCGATCGCTCCCCCCGGGGCTCGCACCGAGCCGGCTGGTGCTCACCGCCCCGGTCGAGGGCTACCGCCACTACCGCCGATGGCTGGTGGAGGCCTGCCGGGAACTGGAGGTTCCCGAGCTGGCCCTGGTGGACGAACCCACCGCAGCGGCCATCGGTGCCGGACTGGCCCCGGGGAGCACGGTGCTGGTGGTGGATGTGGGCGGCGGCACGATCGACCTCTCCCTGGTGCGGCTGGAGGGAGGTGAAGGGCGGGCGATGCCGATCGCCCAGCTGCTGCGCTTCGCCGGCAGGGATCTCCAGGACAGCCGACAAACGCTTCGCTGCGCCCAGGTGATCGGCAAGGCGGGGATGGCGATCGGGGGGCGTGACATCGACCGCTGGATTGCCCGCTCCCTCGGCTCGCCAGCCTCGGCATCGGGCTGGGACTCGCCTGCCCTGCTGGATGCGGCCGAGCGGCTGAAGTGCCGTCTCAGCGAGAGCGACGAAGCCCGCGTGATCGTGGCGCCCGCCGGGGAACAGCCCCGGGAGTGGCGCCTCAACCGCCGGGAGCTCGATGCCCTGTTGCTGGAGCGCGGTCTGCTGGAGGAGCTGGATGCCCTCCTGGAGCAGGTGCTCGCCGCCGGGCGCCGCGCCGGGATCAGCCTGGCCCAGATCGCCGCCGTTCTGCCGGTGGGTGGCGGCAGCAGGCTCGGTGCGATCCAGGCCTGGCTGGAGTCGCGCTGTGGCGGGCTGGCCATCCGGGCTCAGCGTCCGGTGGAGGCGGTGGCGCTCGGTGCCCTCGCCCTCACACCGGGGGTGCAGGTGCGGGACGTGCTGAGCCGGGGTGTGAGCCTGCGCTGCTGGGAGCAGCGCAGTGGGAGGCACCATTGGCATCCCCTGTTCATGGCGGGACAGAGCTGGCCCACCGAACAGCCTCTGGAGCTGGTGCTGGCCTGCAGCAGGGAAGGGCAGTCGGCGCTGGAGCTGGTTCTGGGCGAACCGCTGGATGAACAGCGCCGGGAGGTGGTGTTCGAGGGCGGCCTGCCCGTGCTGCGCCAGCGGCAGGCCGGCAGCGCCAGCGTGGAGCCCTGGCCCGTTCAACCCAGGCCCCTGGAGCTGAATCCGCCCGGACGCCCCGGCGAGGACCGGCTGCGCCTGGCCTTCAGCATCGACGCCCAGAGCCGGCTGATGCTCACGGTGACCGACCTGCTCACGGGCGAAGGCTCGGCTCCTCTGGAGCTGGGCAGCGTTCGCTGA
- a CDS encoding DNA-directed RNA polymerase subunit omega produces MQRGLDVNAKDLAQRAESLIRHSSNRYLTTVRIAFRAKQRRFDDFDGLLDESMIKPVQRAIVELSDEQDQPALLPG; encoded by the coding sequence ATGCAGCGCGGCCTGGATGTCAACGCCAAGGATCTGGCCCAGCGTGCCGAAAGCCTGATCCGTCACTCCAGCAATCGCTACCTCACGACCGTGCGGATCGCGTTCCGCGCCAAGCAGCGCCGCTTCGACGACTTCGACGGGCTGCTGGATGAGTCGATGATCAAGCCGGTGCAGCGGGCGATCGTCGAGCTCAGCGACGAACAGGACCAGCCCGCCCTGCTCCCCGGCTGA
- a CDS encoding DUF1818 family protein, with amino-acid sequence MRVLEGPGWRLAVAAQGDWPVLIGGDGWAAEFSLLEARLLRRCVLRLVEQLEAIADQLMAEEAITLEVELPCPPGSLWVELEGHCAAWRLRFVLDPGAGARGLEGSWSEQASSPLAAALTHCEALQLEAPDLPEAEPAR; translated from the coding sequence ATGCGTGTTCTTGAGGGACCCGGTTGGCGCCTGGCCGTTGCGGCCCAGGGCGACTGGCCGGTGCTGATCGGCGGCGATGGCTGGGCCGCGGAATTCAGCTTGCTGGAGGCTCGTCTGCTGCGGCGGTGTGTGCTCCGCCTGGTGGAGCAGCTGGAGGCGATCGCCGACCAGCTCATGGCCGAGGAGGCCATCACCCTGGAGGTCGAGCTCCCCTGCCCTCCCGGTTCGCTCTGGGTGGAGCTCGAGGGCCACTGCGCAGCGTGGCGGCTTCGCTTCGTGCTGGACCCGGGAGCCGGGGCCCGTGGCCTGGAAGGCAGCTGGAGTGAACAGGCCAGCAGCCCGCTGGCGGCTGCCCTCACCCACTGCGAGGCGCTGCAGCTGGAGGCGCCGGATCTGCCGGAGGCGGAACCGGCCCGGTGA